CTCTCCAGTCTCTTCGTTGACAGTGTACACCTGATCATGTTTGTTTAATGTTACAATCTTCTGATAACCGCGAGGTGTTTTTACCTCAATCTCGGAATCAAAGCAAGTCTTCGTTCGTAACACGCTCGGTTCCTCATCCTTCCCCGCGGAATACGACTTGGACCCGTCGTTCGCAATCCCGAACGAACCGAACACATCTCCCTTAAATCGGTTCCAAGCGCTCTCTAAGGCCGTCTTCGCAGACTTCCCTTCGTCAAACTGGACTCGCATTCCAATTGCATCCCCGGCCGCCTGCACTTGGTTCTTCCATTGCTCTATGTTCCCGCTATCCGCCATGTTCTTCTTATATGTATCGAACATTTCGTTCAGCTTACCCGGGCCTTGGGTTTCTAGAACACTCAGTCTCTCCTCTTCAGACATCATTCCCATCTTTACCAGAAGCTTGCCCGTCGGCTCATCCATTTGTTTCTGTTGCTTTTCTATGTTATTGGATGCGTTCTCCTGTGCTACCGAGCTCGCAAAGTCACTAAAGAAAGTCCCGCTTCCGTGAACTTGTCCCAGTTTGTGGGTGTTGGTATCATAGCTCATGCTTGCTACGTTCACTCCCTTCCATTGACCCGCTAAATCAAACGTTCCATCGTTCGACATCGTGAGGGCTGCTCCAACTGCTCCCATTTTACCCATGAACGATTTAGGTGGTGGCACTGGCTTTCCGTCTGCACCAAGAACCGGTTTACTACCTGGCTCGGGCTGCGGGTCCTGTTTGCTATAATTATAAAAGGCCCCTGCGTTCGCGGATCCGTCTCTGCTCGCGGAGACTGTCATCCCCACATGGTTTTCTCCACCTGGGTTAAAGTCATACCCTCCGTTCACCGTGTAGTTCCCTGTCTTCGTGTTGATGTCTATCCCCACAAACGACCCTGCCGGCATTTGGAAACTCTTCCCTCCGAATTCACCTAACAACTGTTTGGCCGCGTCCCTCACTTTTTTCTCTATTATGATGCCTTTGTCTTCGTAGCCTCGGGTCAGGCTCTCGCCTTCGGTCAAGTTATTGTGTTCATCATCAATAACCAAATCCTCTTCACCCCCCAATAACTTGACCACGGTTCGATCCTTCGCGGTTTTGTATGTGAGAATCTTTTCAATGAGTTCAACCCACAATGTTATCAGTATTAGCAAGATTGTGAATCCGATGATTTCCATCTTTTTCCTGTAAAGCGGCTTACAGCTTACCCC
The DNA window shown above is from Leptospira fletcheri and carries:
- a CDS encoding TIGR04388 family protein, whose product is MEIIGFTILLILITLWVELIEKILTYKTAKDRTVVKLLGGEEDLVIDDEHNNLTEGESLTRGYEDKGIIIEKKVRDAAKQLLGEFGGKSFQMPAGSFVGIDINTKTGNYTVNGGYDFNPGGENHVGMTVSASRDGSANAGAFYNYSKQDPQPEPGSKPVLGADGKPVPPPKSFMGKMGAVGAALTMSNDGTFDLAGQWKGVNVASMSYDTNTHKLGQVHGSGTFFSDFASSVAQENASNNIEKQQKQMDEPTGKLLVKMGMMSEEERLSVLETQGPGKLNEMFDTYKKNMADSGNIEQWKNQVQAAGDAIGMRVQFDEGKSAKTALESAWNRFKGDVFGSFGIANDGSKSYSAGKDEEPSVLRTKTCFDSEIEVKTPRGYQKIVTLNKHDQVYTVNEETGEIEIQKITETFVHEVHSVHNVYYDTDEKVTTTWNHPFGVIEAGERSGNSGVSGTIWVKAEDLHGGDRSITRRSIRTAETKRRLARTPVLAASLHGIQSERFEKTSDWSHEREGTLGIRRVEEENRKERVYNIELSGNHNYFIYVGEDLALVHNYAKEQTEQVSAALARTETLLKASNGDQELVNNLEGLKNLGKEFNKNALEATQETNRLQSKSFLERQKQEMSVKKCTVIVFG